The following proteins come from a genomic window of bacterium:
- the accC gene encoding acetyl-CoA carboxylase biotin carboxylase subunit, which produces MIEKMLIANRGEIALRIIRACKELGIKTLAVYSTADKDSMHVKLADEAVCIGKPPASESYLKIPSIISAAEIGDVDAIHPGYGFLAENDHFAEICESCNIKFVGPRSEQIRKMGNKSEAKKIAKKSGVPVIPGSEGVVHDREEALKIAKKIGYPVIIKASAGGGGRGMRIAHNDISLANAFLTARSEAESAFSNSDVYIEKLIEEPRHIEIQMLADSYGKIIYLGERDCSIQRRHQKLLEEAPSPFVDNDLRRKLGQAAIKICKAVKYESAGTIEFLVDKNKKFYFMEMNTRIQVEHPVTELVTGIDIVKEQIKIASGKKLFISQKDVRIRGCAIECRINAEDPDRNFMPTPGTISSLFLPGGPGIRIDTCVYPGYAIPPNYDSMVAKLIAYAPKRMDAIRILYRALDEFDVSGIKTTVSFHKKILDSIKFRRGNCTTHFVDQITSEKREE; this is translated from the coding sequence ATGATTGAAAAAATGTTGATTGCCAATAGAGGCGAGATTGCCTTACGTATAATACGTGCTTGCAAGGAATTAGGAATAAAAACTCTAGCAGTATATTCAACTGCCGACAAGGATTCCATGCATGTCAAACTGGCGGATGAAGCTGTCTGCATAGGCAAGCCTCCCGCTTCGGAGAGTTATCTCAAGATACCGTCTATAATAAGCGCCGCGGAAATCGGGGATGTTGACGCAATCCACCCGGGGTATGGATTCCTGGCCGAAAACGACCATTTCGCGGAAATATGCGAAAGCTGCAATATCAAGTTTGTTGGCCCACGCTCGGAACAGATAAGGAAGATGGGGAATAAATCCGAGGCGAAAAAGATAGCGAAGAAATCCGGAGTTCCGGTCATACCCGGCAGCGAAGGTGTCGTCCACGACAGGGAAGAGGCCCTGAAGATCGCGAAAAAAATCGGGTACCCGGTGATTATCAAAGCTTCCGCGGGCGGCGGCGGCAGGGGAATGAGGATAGCCCATAATGATATCAGCCTGGCGAATGCTTTTCTGACCGCGCGCTCGGAAGCCGAATCGGCTTTCAGCAACAGCGACGTGTACATTGAAAAATTAATAGAGGAACCCAGGCATATCGAAATCCAGATGTTAGCTGATTCTTACGGCAAGATAATCTATCTCGGGGAACGTGACTGTTCCATCCAGAGGCGCCACCAGAAGCTCCTTGAAGAAGCGCCTTCGCCGTTTGTCGACAATGACCTCCGCAGGAAACTGGGCCAGGCGGCGATTAAGATATGCAAGGCCGTCAAATACGAAAGCGCCGGGACAATCGAATTCCTGGTGGATAAGAACAAGAAGTTTTATTTTATGGAAATGAACACGCGCATCCAGGTAGAGCATCCCGTAACGGAGCTTGTCACAGGAATCGACATAGTCAAGGAGCAGATTAAAATAGCTTCAGGGAAAAAACTTTTTATTTCGCAGAAAGATGTCAGGATAAGGGGATGCGCGATAGAATGCAGGATAAACGCCGAAGACCCCGACAGGAACTTTATGCCCACACCCGGAACTATCAGTTCGCTGTTTCTCCCGGGCGGGCCCGGCATCAGGATAGACACGTGCGTGTATCCGGGGTATGCTATCCCTCCCAATTATGATTCAATGGTCGCTAAACTTATCGCCTACGCCCCGAAAAGGATGGATGCGATAAGGATACTGTACAGGGCTCTTGACGAGTTTGACGTCTCGGGAATCAAAACGACGGTTTCTTTCCACAAGAAGATACTGGATTCCATAAAGTTCAGGAGAGGCAACTGCACGACGCATTTCGTGGACCAGATAACCAGCGAAAAAAGAGAAGAGTAA
- a CDS encoding Asp23/Gls24 family envelope stress response protein: MQAKNKENISAPGEHTLGETKIHNDVIATIAGIAIAEIRGIECSAPGFVEGIAGMLGKKHCEKGIKVEFADNTLIVDVSVAIEYGFRIPDVALEIQKKIKERVEKLTGNSVKSVNVCIHGIKLPENLQKEE, encoded by the coding sequence ATGCAGGCAAAAAACAAAGAGAACATAAGCGCGCCCGGCGAACATACGCTCGGCGAAACAAAAATACACAATGACGTGATAGCGACTATCGCCGGGATAGCCATCGCCGAAATACGGGGGATAGAATGTTCGGCTCCGGGATTTGTCGAAGGGATAGCCGGAATGCTGGGCAAAAAACACTGTGAGAAGGGGATTAAAGTCGAATTCGCGGACAATACCCTCATAGTAGATGTTTCCGTTGCAATCGAATACGGCTTCAGGATCCCCGACGTCGCGCTGGAAATCCAGAAGAAAATCAAGGAACGCGTTGAAAAATTGACGGGTAACAGCGTCAAGTCGGTAAATGTCTGTATCCATGGCATTAAACTGCCTGAAAATCTCCAGAAAGAGGAATGA